GTCCCTGGGGCTTATGGATCTGGCACTCACTGTGCGGGAaggtccaaggacccaggccaggtaacCTGAGCTCCATTGGACGCCCAcacctggggctcatggatctaGCATGCAGCTTAAggtgggcccaagaacttgggccaggcAATCTGGCCAGTACTGGATCCCCTACACCTGGAGGTAATGGATCTAGCCCCACCACGCGGGTCAAATCAAGGACCCTGGCCttctcccagtgtcagatcttgagcacaccagtgggtccttggcccaggttgactttgtggACCTGTTGTCCTGGTAGGAATGGTGTCCCTTTCCAATTGGCCCATATCCTTTCCAGTTCTTAACTgttgggtgttgtagcctagccacacctggtccatagcaggagcagagacctagctaagcctgttctacacccagttgttgctggagtctagcccaatctggtaCTCCCCAAGCGTAGTACACACCCATGCCGAAAGAGATTGCAGCCatgtttagcccagcccagtgacccattctggttcttgtgctcaccagtgtgaatttcaacccagccagggtgttgcCCTAGTTCCCCATACAGGCCTATTCCacgccacagatcttgtgtgtgccaacagAGATTGCTCTTCCATATGGGTGATCCCACATACTCCCCAGCAGattctactcccagacccagttgcGCCCTCACAGTACCTGTTCTCTATTCTGACTctccctggtggattccatgACCTAGCCCTGCAATGGCAGTCACCTTGTCCATGGAAGACCcacagaattcattcctcacttgGACATGAATCTTCAGGACCCTGATTACCCCAATCTGCGCCATCCACCAGACTTCCTGTAACCCTACACCCTCAAGTCCCCAGAACGCATCATTGAGTGGCCTGAGGGCTTTGCCCAGCACCATTTGTGCCTGGGATGCCCAGCCCAAGTTCCACCTGCCACAACTACGCAGCTGGGGGAGCAAAAATACAGACCCTCCAGCCCAGACCAGCTCGAGATCTGCCCATCGCATAGTGGTGGTGGATGGAGAATACTCCTGAGCCTCAGTCTAGACCAGCTCCAGATTTACCCACTGCATGGTGGGGGAGGGTGGAGCTAAAATAGCTAGCTTTAAGTCCAGTGCAGCCTAATTTATCAAtggcacagacacacaggcaggggAGCAAAAATACAGATCCTGTAGCCCAGAACAGCTTGAGATCTGCTCACTGCATGGCAGAGTAAATCAGTTCTTAAAGTCAACCCTAGGAAAACTGTGGCAAGAAACCTTTGAGAACCTATTACTACTTGTCATTTTAAGAATAATAACAGCCATTCTTGTAAAGCAATTTAGACTCAGTCATTTTGGAATGCTATACAGAAGGCTTGTTCTGGCTCCTGGTCTACTGAGAGATTTAAATACCAACCAGAGTATTCATCACgttctttttctgtatttattttaaaatttaagttggGACAGGGAAGCGTTGGGAGGCAGGAGTTGGGTAGGGCgagcagacccagaagagaataCTTAGAGAGATCTTTTactttctgatttgtttttccaCTGATTGCAACAACAGTTAGGCATGGTCTAAACTACAGCTGAGAATTGGTTACTgatctctggatctcccacatgagaggaAGATATCCCAAACTTGAGCCAATTCAGGTGCCTCTACAGGTGTGTATTAGCTGGAAGCTAGTTTAGAAGTGGAGTTGTAACCGATAAACAAGTGATTTGATGGATATCTTTGTATATAAAACTTTCAGTCTTGAATGTCTAGAAATGGAGAGCGTGTTGTTGCTTTTCAGGGAAGAATAGAGGCAGGAGCAACACCTTGGCTAGAAACACTCAGTGGGAATATTTTTTATGGTAATGAGAATATTCTGTACTGTGGTTGAATCCATGATGATAATGATAGTATTTAAATTAGCAATAATTATAGCATGCATGTGATAACTTTTTTTCTTGAACctgaaataagtttttttttttaaatacagaatcTTGGTAATGATATGCAAAAGATTTTGAGCAAAATTTCTGTTTGCCTTTAGAAGATGAGCTTAGGATGAAATTAATCCTGGAAACTAAACATTCACTTAGTTAATACAGGCTTACCATTCTATACATTTATGATAATATCATCTAATATAAAGCTTAGTAGCATGTTGGACTTTCTACCCATGTCTGTATCTACAAAGTGAGGAAACACTTTAATAGAAGAAGGATGAACTTGTGATAAGAGCTGAAGAAGTATAATGtcttaataatataggggaaatcagtggatatGAGGGAAGATGAGGAGGGTGAGAatggaaatccctgagtctatggaattgtagcatGGAAAATGttgtaaacaataaaaataatttaaaagttctCAAAACATAAAAGGAATAGTGGAATAAAATCCTTCATGCAATGTGATTTGATGTAAAATCAGCTTATTGGGAATGTATCTAACATTTTTCAACTTAATAAGAGATCTTAATATTTCcatagaaaacagaaattttaatgAATCACCATGGTCCTCATCATTCTTGTAAGTGAAGGAATACAAATCTTATGGGATGCTTTTTAAGTTTTCCCTGAAGGATATTAAGTCTCTTCACAATTTTGAGGAATATGATAATGAAGATAATTggaaagtatttttgaaattattggGGTGTAAATTATCCtaatagtaaataaaaaataaaagactggTTTTTTGGTTACTTCGGCTCTTTTTCTGTTATCCCATTTACTCAAATAATCCCATGGCTTTATTTTAAACAATTAATTATTAATGAAAGAATcagcaggggagggagagagagggagagtagaTGAATTTAAGAACTCAcacccactgatttacttctTAAATTGTCTAAATGGACAGATCCctaaagcctggaaccaggagttcAATACTTGGCAGAAGTTCAACAACTTGAGCCCTTACTGTTGTCTCTTACAGTCCGTATTCACCATAGCTGGTCGAGAGCAACAGCCTTGAATTGAATCTAGATTCTTCAATGGGGGATGTGAGGTTCCTATCAATTCCAAATCTAGGCCACATATCTCCTCTTCTGTACCCATAGCATATTTTAATATGATGGAAACTATCACTATGCATTTTCCAAATTGAAGCCTTTCTCCTTTACCTTTCCTTGGTCATTGACTTACTGTGTGATTTTCCTTGAATATTTGATTGTCCAGGACAATCTGATAGtgcaaattttaaagattttcattcttttctgtgtttctacCATTAGCAATGAGAGAATTTATGCAAACCAATAGGTTGTTCTCTTTGAGTGTCATTCTTGTCTATTTTCCATACCAAGTGTAAGCAGTTATGAGAACTCTTCCATTGTAATGTCTCTTGCATAAACGTGTTTTTGGAATTACAATTTTGCTACTAATTCAGGTTTCTCAATTTTGTTGAAAATCACTCATGGGATGATGAATTATGCATACAAGTTCCTTTTGAAGTTCATTCCATCAGGTTCCCACCATATTAATCTTTCTAGTTATGCACTTTGACTATTATTCTGTGTTGTTGCCTAAAAGTTAAAGTGAAAATCTGGAGTGGCTCCTGTTGTCCTCCTATAGTGAACTTACCCTTGGTTTTTCCCCTTGAGAGCTTCCGCTGCTGATCTAAAGCTGCCTTTGATCTTCAGATCTGTGCCTCTGGTGGCACACACTGAGACATTGGGAGAGACTGCAAGTTCTCAGTGTGAAGTTCAGTGAAGATGGAAACCTGTCTTTCTTGCACTCCTTACTTGTAATTAGAAGTTCTCTTGGATGCTCTCTAAGAGACCAGAAATGGCATGTCACATGCCACAACTATGTTTTTGTGCTACATTCAGGTCTAGAAATATAACACAGATATGACATAGGCCTCTACTTAGGAGAGAATAGATTTTCATGGGTGCCAGGGTGGTGGGAAAGGGATTATCATTCTTTCAATCttttattatgaaatatttattgaggACCTAATATGTGTgccaagtatttcttaaagatgcTATAGACACttcatagaagaaaataaaaaaatgtatctgctTTTAGGAGCTTAGATGCTAATATTTGTGGCTGCAGCAAGTGTGTTTATGTGTTGTGGAAAGAatcagaacaagaaaaaaaataatgaatttataGGTTTTCATATCCAGAGAGCTATAACTACAGGACATGTCACCATATTTCCTGAAGTGGGGCATTACTAATTTTAGGAATGATAACGTATGAAAAATGTTGTTGATCCAACAGGGAATGTCATTGTTATAAACTTGTTTGCAAATATAGGATAGGTAATGAGCGTTAGCTCCATTGCACTACCTCGGGGGATAGAGAAGAAACACAGGTCTTCCAACTCTTTAATAAGGTCCTTAGGATTTCCTAGCTCATTAAATCCCATGGGCCATTCTACCAAATAACTTTTCTGGAACTGGCAAATCCCATTTGTCACCGCCTATGCTGGCAAGGAAACACTGATGAGAACCATCACCAGAAAGTATTGTGATACATGGTTTCACAGTTTCAGGGACTGAAGAAGCTTTTCAGGTTTGTGTGGTGCTCAACTTGATGAAACCCAAAGAAATGTCCTTTCTGGATTGTTTACTGCAATGCTTATCATGGCAATTCCCTCTCTGTGAGAATAGGAGGTCCTCTCTGAATCCTGAGGTCAAAGGGTGAGTGTGTTGACTGTATCTGTTCTGCTAATTCCTTTCAAACCTTAAATTTGAGAACCCAGCATGCTGAAAATTGTCCCTCTCTCTTCTACTTCACCATTGACAATGAGGAGGCTAGTAGTAGACACGAAGCATTACAGACTCTGGAATGTTCAAAGAGTTTCTTCACCTTCTTACAGAATTGCCCATAGGTGTTTTTGGAATTCAACTTTGAGGATGCTCTTTGAATTATAAgaggaataaatgaaaatgctcataattcttggcttcagttcaCTCCCTCATCTAGAACACATTCGTATTTGTGTGGTGTTGTTGGTGAGCTGAGTTCTGCTGCTCTAATGCTTCTGTATTTCCACTTATCACAGAGACAAATGAGGGAAGAATGGCCTCAGGAAATGACTCTTCAGTGACTGAGTTTGTCCTGCTGGGATtaacacagcagccagagctgcagctgcccctcttcttcctgttcttaGGCATCTATGTCATGGCTGTGGTGGGGAACCTGGGCCTGATTGTTCTCATTGTTCTGAACCCTCACCTGCACACTCCCATGTACTACTTTCTCTTCAACCTTTCCTTTGTGGATCTCTGCTACTCCTGTGTCATAATACCCAGAATGCTGATGAGTTTTGTGAAAGTGAACATCATCCCCTATGCTGAGTGCCTCACTCAgctctttttcttctgcttctttgtaATCAATGAGTACTATATCTTGACATGTATGGCCTATGACCGTTATGTGGCCATCTGCAAGCCCCTGCTGTACAAGGTCATCATGTCTCCTCAGATCTGTCTTGTGTTGACAGTGTGGGTGTATGCAATGGGAtttgtgggtgctgtggcccacacTACGTGCATGCTGAGACTCAGCTTTTGTAATGAGCACATCATCAATCATTACATGTGTGACATTGCTCCTCTCCTCCCGCTGTCATGCACAATCACCTATGTCAATGAGTTGGTCATTTTTGTCGTGTTGGGCATCAACACAGCCGTTCCCAGTGTCACTCTGTTTGTTTCCTATAGCCGGATCCTCTGTAGCATCCTGCACATCCGTTCTTCTCATGCCAGGTCCAAAGCCTTCAGTACCTGTAGCTCCCACATAATAACGGTGTGTCTTTTCTTTGGATCTGCAGGACTTACATACTTCAAGCCTTTTCCTGGTGACTCTCTGGCTCAAGGAAAACTGTTTTCTATCTTTTACACCATTGTGGGTCCAATGATGAATCCTCTCATCTATAGCTTGAGGAACAAAGATGTACATGTTGCATTGAGTAAGATGATGAAGCAGAAATTGGTCTTTTCTTGAATATAACTACAGTTGTGTTGATGTCAATTTTCGGTTGATCAGATGATACATAAATCCCTGAAAAGAAGATGAATagatcaaaagaaaaatacacaggaTTTAGAAAATAGGAACAATTTATTAAGTTATGTAGATCACAGTCAAGACAATATGACCAAGCAGAGTATCAGTCTTTCAATATAAGTGTGTTTTCAGAGGAAAAGTTGCATATAATTACACCAAAAAGAATGTGAATGTTTTTTCTCAGACCCATCTAGTTCCAGTGAAGTTGTGTTCATGCTTTTATCAGGTTGGTGAACTTAGGTACATTCTTGTTTTCTTAATGTCATAGCCCTCTCTCACTGATTGCAGCTTTATATTTTGACATTGCTCTATTTCCACACAAGGGGAACTGGGGTGATATTTTTCCCACTTTGGTATTTGGATTGTTCCCTGTTTTGTCTCTGGAGATCATGAGGCATAGAGAAGGAATATGCACTTATGGTCCTGGTCAAGTACCAGAAACACATAATTTTATGGAATAGCACACTGACGCACACACAAATCATTTTATAGCATGCACTTCAGAGCAGGAGCATAAGTATTTGATCATGCTGTGTGTTTTTGGGGGAAGGATTTTCATATAAATGTTTACAAATGATTGCTACAgaaatcattttcttcttcctaaatAGATTTCAGACTCTAGCACATCATTATCAGtcattttttcttacttttcattGATCTTTTTAAATCAGAGGATTACATGGCATAAATAATACAGTATTTAACTAGGAAATGCTTGATGTGTATCTACCCTGTACCAGGTGTTTCTAATTCTATAATCTGAAGGATAATAAAGACGGGAATGTGTGAGGTCCCAGAGGGCTGATTGTTTAGACAGATACAGATGAAGTGCAGGTGCTCTTGAGGAGACATGCATGTGAGGACATGTCGTGGGAAGGTTATGCAGAATGATCACATTAAGGTGATGATACAGAGAGTACCTGCGAGCTACTTTAGAGTGGGTGTTTAGAAGGGCCTTTCTGAGGAGGTGCTGGTGAGTATCCTGAGTGCTGAGGACAAAAGGGATGCATGCACAGGAGCATTCCATGCAGAGGCTGCTGGAGCCAGGTCCTAGAGGCAGTGACCTCCAGCTGTGTGTGAGGACACTGTGGCTGTGATGTGGTGGAGAGGGCTACCACATGGACATTGGTTCTGGCCTAGGCTGCTCCAGTTATGGGGCAGTAACCTGATAATTGTCTGTAAAAAGTAGGAAAAATCCCCAAATGTTTGCCTCAACCTCTCCTGTAAGGAATCCAGATTAATCTCTTCATTACAGTTTGGTCCTGTgtagctgttttggccatttgtgaagtgaatcagtagatgaaagatgtctctctttctgtgccccTCAGCCCAACCAATGTCCACCtgctgtaactttgactttcaagtaaatgaatagatcttaaaacTGAAAAACCAAAACAATTGGTTTCTCTCATATGTCAAGTCTTCAATGTGTCACACATAAAAAGTCAGTGACATTTCAATATTGGCTCAATGCtgtttggttaataaagattgAGATACACTGAGTGACCTTTCCTCCAAAATTATTGCCGCTCTAAGCCCCAGAGGCTCACTATTGGCAGGGTCCCTTCAAGAAGTAAGAATGTTAAAAGATCATGATGGCCTTTTGTTccttttaaagatgaggaaatttGGATAACCACAGATGCAGGAAAGCACAGAGGAAGTGCCCTATGACCACAGAGTGGGTGCCATTTCTATCGTAGGTGTTACTGCTTGAATCCTGCTTTCTTGATTCTACTTTTTCAGGTTACCCTGTGAACTGTCAAATAATGAATTCACAAATAGTCAAAGTAAAATCCATATCTAGATTAAAACATGGAGTAAATACTCccccagttttatttttatgaggaCTTTGGAGATTTTGTATTTGGACTAGTTCAACAAGGACATGAATTCTTTTCCAAGTAATCAGACTTCATTTATTGAAACcgcttttttaaattaaaatccaGTTTTTTTCAAGTCATGAGTGTTTGAGTTCTGTCTTTGCTAGTGATTTACATATGACTCTATTAGTTTGCTAACATTaccataacaaaataccacagattGAATGACTACACAGACAGAAATTTATCCTCTCCCTGTTTGGGAGTTAGTTGTTGGCACATTTGGTTGCTCCTTAGGCTTTTCTCCTTGTTTGCAGAGTGCTGCCCAGCCCTGAATCCTCAGAGGCTTGATTTCTTCTGCTGATTACTTGCCACTGCTTGACTGTGTGtatctgtttct
The sequence above is a segment of the Ochotona princeps isolate mOchPri1 chromosome 4, mOchPri1.hap1, whole genome shotgun sequence genome. Coding sequences within it:
- the LOC131480104 gene encoding olfactory receptor 8B8-like isoform X1; its protein translation is MKIIGKMASGNDSSVTEFVLLGLTQQPELQLPLFFLFLGIYVMAVVGNLGLIVLIVLNPHLHTPMYYFLFNLSFVDLCYSCVIIPRMLMSFVKVNIIPYAECLTQLFFFCFFVINEYYILTCMAYDRYVAICKPLLYKVIMSPQICLVLTVWVYAMGFVGAVAHTTCMLRLSFCNEHIINHYMCDIAPLLPLSCTITYVNELVIFVVLGINTAVPSVTLFVSYSRILCSILHIRSSHARSKAFSTCSSHIITVCLFFGSAGLTYFKPFPGDSLAQGKLFSIFYTIVGPMMNPLIYSLRNKDVHVALSKMMKQKLVFS
- the LOC131480104 gene encoding olfactory receptor 8B3-like isoform X2, yielding MITMASGNDSSVTEFVLLGLTQQPELQLPLFFLFLGIYVMAVVGNLGLIVLIVLNPHLHTPMYYFLFNLSFVDLCYSCVIIPRMLMSFVKVNIIPYAECLTQLFFFCFFVINEYYILTCMAYDRYVAICKPLLYKVIMSPQICLVLTVWVYAMGFVGAVAHTTCMLRLSFCNEHIINHYMCDIAPLLPLSCTITYVNELVIFVVLGINTAVPSVTLFVSYSRILCSILHIRSSHARSKAFSTCSSHIITVCLFFGSAGLTYFKPFPGDSLAQGKLFSIFYTIVGPMMNPLIYSLRNKDVHVALSKMMKQKLVFS